In Dictyoglomus sp. NZ13-RE01, the sequence AGGCAGGCATAGGAAACATAAATATCAAAAGTTATAAAGATATCATCTAATTTTTTCTTTGAAATTTTATTTCTGTATAAAAAGCCACAAAAATAGTTAAGATTATGCTTATTAAAAAAAGCTGAAGATATAAATTCTGGATAATTAAAATAATACCGTAAAAGATTAGAGAGAGAGCAGGAATATTTATAATCAAATAAAGGAGTAAAAAAATCATTAAAAGATAAATAGAAGATAAAATAGCAATAATTAATCTTCTTTTATTCTGTTCTCTTCTTAATCTTTTTAAAACAATAGGAAATACTATTTCCCATTCATCGCCAAATTTATTCTCACTTATCTTATTTTCTATAGCTATCCAATCTCTCCAAAGCCTTTGGCAACGAGAACAACTTTCCAAATGTTTATAAAAGTCTGAAGAAACCTCTGGATATTTCAACATCTCTTCTTCAAAATCATAACAATCCATAATTATTTATCCTCCTCTTTAAAATAATTATATATCTTTTTTTTGCCTCTATAAATATGGCTTTTTACTGTATTAACTGGTATATTTAGCTTTTCACTAATCTCCTTATATGAATACCCCATTTTATAATAAAGAGTAAGGATGCTTCTTTCTATAGGGCTTAATATCCTCCAAATATCCTCATACTCCGCTAACTTTTCTGGGCTCTCATAAAAGCCATCATAATCAACATCTACAAAGCGGGAATTTTTCCTAAGATAATCCATAGCAAGACTATGGGCAATTCTATACAAATAAGTTTTTGCAGTTTCTTCTCTTAGGGAGTACCTCATTGCTTTAATAAAGGTTTCCTGAAGAAGATCCTTTGCTAATTCTTCTTCCCCCACAAGATTTCTTAAATAAATAAATATTTCTTTGCCATACTTGAGAAAATAATATGAAATATCCATGAAACTATTTTATCATGTATACTAATAAGAAAAAAAAGAGGTGAAATGATAATGTATAAAAAGATTGAAGGTCCTTTTGAGCCTACTTGGGAATCTCTATCTCAGTTTAAAATACCCGATTGGTATATAAATGCAAAATTTGGCATCTTTATTCACTATGGAGTTTATTCAGTTCCTGCTTTCTCAAACGAATGGTATCCCAGAAATATGTATATCAAAGGAAGTAAAGAATACGAATATCATATAAAAACATATGGAAATCCTAAGGAATTTGGCTATAAAGATTTCATACCTATGTTCAAAGCAGAGAAGTTTGATCCAGATGAATGGGCAGATCTCTTTAGAAAAGCAGGAGCAAAATATGTGGTAGCAGTAGCAGAACATCATGATGGCTTTGCTATGTATGACTGTAGTTTTACCCGATGGTGTGCCACAAAAATGGGACCCCAAAAGGATATAATTGGAGAACTTGCAAAAGCATTAAAAAGGCATTTTCTAACCTTTGGTATTTCTTATCATAGAGCTGAACACTGGTGGTTTTTCCATGAAGGCACAAAATTTGAATCCGACGTACAAGATAGAAATTACATTGACCTATATGGTCCTGCACAGCCAGAAACAACTCAGCCCAATGAAGAGTTTCTTGAAGATTGGTATATAAGACTCTGCGAAATTGTTGACAAATATCAACCACAAATAGTCTATTTTGACTGGTGGATTGAACAACCTGTCTTTGAGCCTTATCTTAAAAGGTTTTCCGCCTTTTATTATAATAGAGGGTATCAGTGGCAAAAGGGAGTAGCTATTAATTACAAATTAAATTCCTTTCCAAGAAGCTGTGCAGTTTATGACGTAGAAAGAGGAGTTCAAGATGATATAGATCCTATATTTTGGCAAACAGATACCTCTATATCAAGGCTATCTTGGGGATACATTGAGAATGATGAATATAAATCATCAAAAGAAATAATACAAGATTTAATAG encodes:
- a CDS encoding RNA polymerase, coding for MDISYYFLKYGKEIFIYLRNLVGEEELAKDLLQETFIKAMRYSLREETAKTYLYRIAHSLAMDYLRKNSRFVDVDYDGFYESPEKLAEYEDIWRILSPIERSILTLYYKMGYSYKEISEKLNIPVNTVKSHIYRGKKKIYNYFKEEDK
- a CDS encoding alpha-L-fucosidase, giving the protein MIMYKKIEGPFEPTWESLSQFKIPDWYINAKFGIFIHYGVYSVPAFSNEWYPRNMYIKGSKEYEYHIKTYGNPKEFGYKDFIPMFKAEKFDPDEWADLFRKAGAKYVVAVAEHHDGFAMYDCSFTRWCATKMGPQKDIIGELAKALKRHFLTFGISYHRAEHWWFFHEGTKFESDVQDRNYIDLYGPAQPETTQPNEEFLEDWYIRLCEIVDKYQPQIVYFDWWIEQPVFEPYLKRFSAFYYNRGYQWQKGVAINYKLNSFPRSCAVYDVERGVQDDIDPIFWQTDTSISRLSWGYIENDEYKSSKEIIQDLIDIVSKNGALLLNVGPKSDGTIPEPAKNILLEIGHWLLINGEAIYETRPWKIYGEGPTKVIAGSFKEAPKNFTGDDFRFTTKGDNLYIFVMEKPEKTPILIRSLSDRITLYPKRIEKVEILQTKESVNFQRDEDGLRVFLENLDKYVYPLALKVY